A region of Ferruginibacter albus DNA encodes the following proteins:
- the ykgO gene encoding type B 50S ribosomal protein L36 codes for MKVRASIKKRSAECKIVRRKGKLYVINKKNPRFKQRQG; via the coding sequence ATGAAGGTTAGAGCTTCAATAAAAAAAAGAAGTGCTGAGTGCAAAATCGTGAGGAGAAAAGGGAAGTTGTATGTGATCAACAAAAAGAATCCTCGTTTTAAACAACGTCAGGGATAA
- the rpsD gene encoding 30S ribosomal protein S4 translates to MARYTGPKTKISRIFGEPITGNGKWLTKNSNPPGQHGAQRKRKTLGEYALQLREKQKAKYTYGLLEKQFRKTFDEAARRKGVTGENLIKLLEARLDNTVFRMGIAPSRQAARQLVSHKHITVNGEVVNVPSFSLKPGDAIGLKNKSAANDTLINNIRPKNTKFNWIDFNQAELKGTFIAYPERESVPENIKEQLIVELYSK, encoded by the coding sequence ATGGCACGGTACACAGGACCAAAAACAAAAATCTCCAGGATTTTTGGAGAACCTATTACAGGTAACGGTAAATGGTTAACTAAAAACAGTAACCCTCCCGGACAACACGGCGCTCAGCGCAAACGTAAAACTTTAGGCGAATACGCTTTACAGTTACGTGAAAAACAAAAAGCCAAATACACGTATGGCTTATTGGAAAAACAATTCCGCAAAACTTTTGATGAAGCTGCACGTCGTAAAGGCGTAACAGGTGAAAACCTGATCAAATTATTGGAAGCCCGCCTGGATAACACAGTTTTCCGCATGGGTATTGCTCCAAGTCGCCAGGCTGCACGCCAGTTGGTATCTCACAAACACATTACAGTTAACGGTGAAGTAGTAAACGTTCCTTCATTTTCTTTAAAACCGGGCGATGCTATCGGTTTGAAAAATAAGAGCGCTGCTAACGACACATTGATAAACAATATTCGTCCTAAAAACACAAAATTCAACTGGATAGATTTTAACCAGGCTGAATTAAAAGGTACGTTCATTGCTTATCCTGAAAGAGAAAGCGTTCCTGAAAATATCAAGGAACAACTGATTGTGGAATTGTACAGCAAGTAA
- a CDS encoding DNA-directed RNA polymerase subunit alpha, with protein sequence MAILNFVKPDKIVLQKATDFEAQFEFRPLEPGYGVTIGNALRRVLLNSLEGYAIIGINIAGADHEFATIKGITEDVTEIILNLKQVRFKKKVDHEVSTEKITISVKNKTEFTAGMIGEASPSFEVMNPELVICTMDNSSKLDMEITVNKGRGYVPAEENKEKSSHFGYIAVDAIYTPIKNVKYSIENTRVEQRTDFEKLIMEVITDGTIHPEEAVKQASRILIQHLMIITDENITFDTKEDKKEDLVDEQTLQLRKILKTPLEDLDLSVRAFNCLKAAKINSLSELVQYEQEDLMKFRNFGQKSLSEIEQVLNERGLGFGMDLSKLKLDDE encoded by the coding sequence ATGGCCATTTTAAATTTTGTAAAACCAGATAAAATTGTTCTTCAGAAAGCAACAGATTTTGAAGCACAATTTGAGTTTCGTCCGCTTGAACCGGGTTATGGTGTAACGATCGGTAATGCTTTGCGCAGAGTATTATTGAATTCTTTGGAAGGTTATGCTATCATCGGTATCAACATTGCCGGTGCAGACCACGAATTTGCTACTATAAAAGGCATTACAGAAGACGTTACTGAAATCATTTTGAACTTAAAGCAAGTTCGGTTCAAGAAAAAAGTTGATCATGAAGTTAGCACTGAAAAGATCACTATTTCTGTAAAAAATAAAACAGAATTTACTGCAGGAATGATCGGAGAAGCTTCTCCTTCATTTGAAGTAATGAATCCTGAATTAGTTATCTGTACTATGGATAACAGCTCTAAATTAGATATGGAGATCACGGTGAATAAAGGTCGCGGCTATGTACCTGCAGAAGAGAACAAAGAAAAAAGTTCTCACTTTGGATACATTGCTGTTGATGCAATTTATACGCCGATCAAAAACGTTAAATACAGTATAGAAAATACCCGTGTTGAACAACGTACGGATTTTGAAAAACTGATCATGGAAGTTATTACCGACGGTACTATTCATCCGGAAGAAGCAGTGAAACAAGCATCTCGTATTTTGATCCAGCACTTGATGATCATCACAGATGAGAACATCACTTTCGATACAAAAGAAGATAAGAAAGAAGATCTGGTTGATGAACAAACATTGCAATTACGCAAAATATTGAAAACACCATTGGAAGATCTAGACCTTTCAGTTCGTGCGTTTAACTGTTTGAAAGCTGCTAAGATCAATTCTTTGAGCGAATTGGTTCAATACGAACAGGAAGACTTGATGAAGTTCAGAAACTTTGGTCAAAAATCTTTGAGTGAAATTGAACAAGTGTTGAACGAAAGAGGCTTAGGCTTTGGAATGGATCTAAGCAAATTGAAATTAGACGACGAATAA
- the rpsK gene encoding 30S ribosomal protein S11: MAKAQNNAKAAAKKRVVKVDSYGDAHIVASFNNIIVSLTNKHGQVISWSSAGKMGFKGSKKNTPYAAQMAASDAAKVALDAGLKRVDVLVKGPGSGREGAIRSLSQSGIEIVSIKDVTPLPHNGCRPPKKRRV, translated from the coding sequence ATGGCAAAAGCACAAAACAACGCAAAAGCAGCCGCAAAAAAAAGAGTAGTAAAAGTAGATAGCTACGGCGATGCTCACATTGTGGCAAGTTTCAACAACATCATCGTTAGTTTAACTAACAAGCACGGACAAGTAATTTCCTGGTCAAGCGCCGGTAAAATGGGTTTTAAAGGAAGTAAGAAAAATACGCCTTATGCCGCTCAAATGGCAGCTTCAGATGCAGCTAAAGTAGCATTGGATGCAGGTTTGAAAAGAGTGGATGTATTGGTAAAAGGACCGGGTTCCGGTCGTGAAGGCGCTATCCGCTCCCTTTCACAATCAGGAATTGAAATAGTTTCAATTAAAGACGTAACTCCGTTACCACATAACGGCTGTCGTCCTCCTAAAAAGAGAAGAGTTTAA
- the infA gene encoding translation initiation factor IF-1, with protein MAKQALIKQDGTILEALSNAMFKVRLENGHEILATISGKMRMHYIRILPGDKVGVEMSPYDLTRGRIIFRYK; from the coding sequence ATGGCTAAACAAGCATTAATCAAACAAGACGGAACAATTTTAGAGGCGTTGAGTAATGCTATGTTCAAAGTCAGGCTCGAAAACGGGCATGAAATTTTAGCTACTATATCGGGGAAAATGCGGATGCATTATATAAGGATCTTACCGGGAGATAAAGTGGGGGTGGAAATGAGTCCTTATGATTTAACAAGAGGCAGAATTATTTTCAGATATAAATAA
- the rpsM gene encoding 30S ribosomal protein S13, which produces MARIAGIDLPKNKRGEIGLTYIYGIGRSTAQYILTKAGIALDKKVNQWNDEEQTAIRNIINNEFKTEGALRSEVQMNIKRLLDIACYRGLRHRKGLPLRGQRTRTNSRTRKGKRKTVAGKKKVAAKK; this is translated from the coding sequence ATGGCTCGTATTGCCGGTATAGATTTACCAAAAAATAAAAGAGGAGAAATCGGACTTACCTATATATATGGTATCGGACGTTCTACTGCTCAGTATATTTTAACGAAAGCAGGCATTGCTCTTGATAAAAAAGTAAACCAGTGGAATGATGAAGAGCAGACCGCTATTCGTAACATCATCAACAACGAGTTTAAAACAGAAGGTGCTTTACGTAGTGAAGTACAAATGAACATTAAACGTTTGTTGGATATTGCTTGTTACCGTGGCTTACGTCATCGTAAAGGATTGCCTCTTCGTGGTCAACGTACTCGTACAAACAGTCGTACACGTAAAGGAAAACGTAAGACAGTTGCAGGTAAAAAGAAAGTAGCAGCTAAGAAATAA
- the rplQ gene encoding 50S ribosomal protein L17 yields the protein MRHGDKQNNLSRTASHRRALLANLANQLIAYKRITTTLAKAKALRTYIEPLITKTKKNDSKEVISHNHRLVFSHLNDKTAVKELFTVIAPKVAGRPGGYTRIIKLGKRIGDNAELAMIELVDFNEIYGKGIVAPAAEEPAKKTRRSGGKKKAAVEEAEVVESTDAPAAEATEEAPAPKKTRKKKTEE from the coding sequence ATGCGTCACGGAGACAAACAAAACAATCTAAGCAGAACAGCTTCTCACAGAAGAGCGTTGTTAGCGAACCTGGCAAATCAATTAATTGCGTACAAACGTATCACCACTACGTTGGCAAAAGCAAAAGCATTGCGTACGTACATTGAGCCATTGATCACTAAAACGAAAAAGAACGATAGCAAAGAAGTTATCAGCCATAACCATCGTTTGGTGTTTAGTCATTTAAACGATAAAACTGCCGTAAAAGAATTGTTTACGGTAATTGCTCCTAAAGTTGCGGGTCGTCCTGGTGGATATACTCGTATCATTAAATTAGGCAAGCGTATTGGTGATAACGCTGAATTAGCAATGATCGAGTTGGTTGATTTCAACGAGATCTATGGTAAAGGAATCGTTGCTCCTGCTGCGGAAGAGCCTGCTAAAAAAACACGTCGTTCAGGTGGCAAGAAAAAAGCTGCTGTTGAGGAAGCTGAAGTGGTTGAATCAACCGATGCTCCTGCTGCTGAAGCAACAGAAGAAGCACCTGCTCCTAAAAAGACGAGAAAGAAAAAAACTGAAGAATAA